Genomic window (Larimichthys crocea isolate SSNF unplaced genomic scaffold, L_crocea_2.0 scaffold461, whole genome shotgun sequence):
TATTCGACAGACAGGAAATTTTGTATGCTGAAAGTATGctgaataataaacacaaagacaactgcCTGTGCAGAATGAATAGAAAAGAAATGCCATACATAATTTCATTACAGGATTAACACTATTACGATCCCTTTATCCCTTTATTCCCTAACCTTTTGTCGTCTTCCCTTGTGCTTACatattcatcatatttataTTCTTGGTATTGAGTCACAAAGTATTTAATTGATATCCAGTacatatgaaataataatatggGCTGTAATCTAAAGCATTAGCACATATTCTATAAATTCAGCTTGAATTCAGTTAATGTAAGCTTTTCTAACTTTTCTAGCTTTCTAGCTTATCTGTATCTGCGTTTACAGATCGGAGCCTCCCTGATGTCCAGTAATGTTGGCAGTGGTTTGTTTATTGGTCTAGCGGGcacaggagcagctggaggcaTCGCTGTAGGGGGATTTGAATGGAACGTAAGTAAGATGGGCTGGGATCACTGGTGGTCATGGGTGAGCTCAAattctcaaaataaataaatcttctcCAAAGTTGCAGTTTTCTTGCAGACTGCATCCAGTTTGTCTGTCCTTGTATCTTGCTGCATTAATTTTACCCTCTACCCTAACAACCCTTCCAacatctgctgcagagaagtgtCACTACTGCATgataccaccaccaccatgcttcATGCTGGGGATGGCATCTTTATCATGATGTTAGAATTATGCAGAAAATCAGACTGGATTCATCAGAAAATGAGACAGTTGGTatgagtcaatgcaaaacttcATAGAAATGCAGGGGCCTGAGGAAGTGGGGTATGGTTgagtgagaggcagagaggcagtGACAATCACTGCTTTACTATtatgacaatgaaaaaaacagtacaATGGCAGACAATATTGACAATGTGTTGTTGTAACTtgaacatatgtgtgtgtgtttgtgtaggcaGCATGGGTCCTGGTGGCTCTTGGTTGGATCTTTATCCCTGTCTACATCTCAGCTCGAGTTGTGACCATGCCTGAATATCTGGCCAAGCGCTTTGGAGGCCAGAGGATACGCATATACATGTCTGTTCTGTCACTCATCCTCtacattttcaccaaaatatctgtaagacacacatacacacacatttacatttattcatctgGCGGACTTTTCTTCAAATAAACATACAATGTATGTACAAATGGATGCGTGTGTATTACCCAGACAGATATCTTTTCGGGGGCGCTGTTCATTCAGGTGTCGTTGGGCTGGGATCTCTATCTGTCCACAGGCATACTGCTACTGGTCACTGCTGCATACACAgtagcaggtaaacacacacacacacacattcattaacACTTGTATTTTGGCCACATTTCTTATAGTTTTGCTTGGCAATTAATCATGTAATAATGCTGCAAATGGCCTCTATTAATGTGCCCTGACAGCTGCTTGTGTACACCTCATTCTCACAGACATCACTGACGtcatgtgtgaaataaatgGTTAATAGTTCCCATGTGATTTATCACTGAGGTGCAGTAGTTCTACTTGTATAACGAAACTGTTTTAATCTTATCTTGGTGTTTCATGACTTTCTGCACACTGGTGCCCCGTCGCATTGCTGGTGCGCTTCTTAGTTTTTAACCCCAGCCCCTCATATAGTCTTAGTTGCCACTGGTGCCTGATATTGGATGTGAATGTAAATTTGGGATTGAGTGCCTTGCCTTTCAAGGCGTAGACAGGAGTGCAGGGATTGAACCACCAAACCCTCAGTGGACGACTACAGGGTGTAAAAGTAGAGATGTTGACTTCTTTGTAGTGCTGTAATTTAAAgacttggcgtgtgtgtgtgtgtgtgtgtgtgtgtgtaggtggttTGACAGCAGTGATCTACACCGATGCACTGCAGACTTTGATCATGGTTGGTGGAGCCTTTGCACTGATGTTCATAGGTAGggagcacacatacacatggtCAGTAAACACAGCAAGAACACACTACTGAACCATTTTCAGTTGTCTCCTCCTTGTGTGGAGTCAAAAGACTAAAACTACAAAGTGGCCTATGATGACTGATAATGTTGCTGTTTGAAACATTATGTTTTAGAAAGATTCACATAATAGCGTAGTATTTTGTTTATTGGTGTATTTAGGGGTGTCACAATAACAGATTTTCACTACCCGATTATCGTTGCTCAAAAGTATTCACAAAAATTATATTATTGCAGTAACAATTACCCTGTGTGAACCACAAGCTACTACATTATTTACACAGTATTAttatatgtgtattattaacatgatatcattattttattttttcacaataaTTGACAATACTAGTATTTTGTGATGCCCTGAATTTTTTTACCAATAAACGTGTTAAATATGCAAACCCAGTATGAAATTAATCTCCTGTAagttcaattaaattttatttatatagcaccaaatcataacaaaagtcatgacacttttcatacagagcaggtctagactgtactctttataatataatttacagagaccaacagttccaccatgagcaagcacttgatgacggtggcgaggaaaaacttccttttaacaggcagaaacctcgagcagacccaagctcattggtggacagTCATCCGCCGCAACCGGTTAAAGACAAGAAAAGGGGCAACTAACTATAAATTGTAATGGAGATTATGgtagcaataataatataattaaataaataatactacgGTATATGTTGTGGACGTCACAGCATCAGCCACGATCCAATggtaattttgtgtgtgtgtgcgtgtggtacATTTTCCAGCATTCTCCAAAGTTGGTTGGTATGAGGGTCTTTTGGACCATTATATGTCAGCTGTTCCCTCAGTGACAGTCGCCAACACTACCTGCCACCTCCCTCGTAGTGATGCCTTCCGCTTGTTCAGAGACCCGGTGTCAGGGGACTTACCATGGCCAGGTCTGGTGTTTGGGCTTACTGTACTGGCTACATGGTGCTGGTGCACAGATCAGGTGACTTTCCTACACTaatacatatatgtacatacatcTCTTTCCTGCTTCAGAAACTGAAAGAATTTTatgcttttatctgttttatataaTCATTATACAGTGGTGGCCAAAATTATTAGAACACCGGGCAGATCTGAAAATATTGACCTTTTTTAGCCTCCAAAACATGATATCATTTCATAATgttcatgaaacatgcagaaggTTACTCTGAGCACAACAAATGTGAGTCCTACTAATAGAGAGATATACTTCACACCTTTCGTCAAACTCTGGTTGACCCCGCTTTGACAGTTTtacgactttgacctttgacccggaAAGGGGGGTCCCGGCCCACCCCGGCATGGCTATTGGCTGTGCTGAAGGGGGTAGTAAGCATGCGCAAAACCCCACCCGCCCGCCCCCTGTACGCTATTGGCTGTGCTGACagccacacacacccacgcacccacgcacacacacacaccgcacacgcacacccacacacacacacacacacatggcatgACATTGCAATAAATGGAGTTTTAGAATTAAAGTTCTGGAAATGGGCATGTGCGCACAGAGATAAGACCCCAAAtgttgtagaaaaaaataataataaaatttgtaaaaacaaccaatgagagaaaggaggtgtGGAAAACACTTGTACGATTCTTTAAAACGGGTGTGCGTCTGAGAATGACTCAAAACCAtcttggtgaaaaaaagaaacccacaTGCCGCTGAAAGATCTACTCCCGACAGAGACAATGATGTTTCTGACTCGAGCAACGAAGAAATGCAGAATTTACAGCAGAAGAGAGTCATCGCAGCTCTGATATGTGAGACGCCTGTTACAATCTTTCAAGAATCAGGATTGAAAGCAGCTGATGCTCCAAAGAAGAGCGTAGTCTATCTGTGTCGACTGCAAGCGCCCCCAATGCGATTTCTTGCATGGGGAATGGTCTCTGGAGCCGTAGGCGTGCAAGGCTATTGGGGCTAGTGTTCAAGTAGAAACGAGTGAGCTTTGGCTGTATCAAAGGAATGAGGGTGAACAGTGGGgcctctgtctgctgtaggGGTGCTGAGTTCCAATGATTGGGCAGTGCTGAGACTGGTGATTCCAAATCACTCTGCCCTAATCAGCCACACCGAGCATCCCCAGGATCAGGAAGGCACTGTAACCGTTAAACAACCCAGATTGGAGGCCGAGACCAAGGTACTTTCAACGCGGTCGGGCAACGAGAACCTCCTGTCCCTCCGGTCGCTGGTTCTTAGAGCCACTCTCCAGACAtccggagagagaggagctacGGAGCACTTGTTCTGGAGAGTTTTAATTCAGACTGCGGTATTCAAGACGCGTGCTAGATCTGCCGGGAGCTGCgtggaaggagaagatggaagaaaTTGGAGAAAAAATTACGACTCTGTTTACCGACTGCCGTAAAGGAATGACATCCTGGCGGTGAAAAAAACCCTGTCCTTCTGAAACCACACCCCCTTACCCCAATGCATAAAAGCAGACACAACAGCGGACGTACCAGCACAACCCGCTGACTGGCTCAACCCGACTGAAAACATGGAAGATTTTAACCGACGCCTACAACCAGAGACGGCTCACCACCATGTGGACCCCCCGTCTCCGATTCCTGAGGCTTCACCCAGGcctcagttttcttcttctccggCCTCCATGGACCCGCGAAGCAGAGAGAACGTGCGGCCTCCGCCCCCGATCCTCTCATCCGGCGGCTGTTCCGATACAGAAACGGACGACACGGACATCGACGGGGAGTCTCAACGCTCCCCTGCCTCTCCTCCCCGACTTATTGACACCTCCTCCGCCTTCACCGGCTACACCCACTCCTGTAAAGAGCGAAGACATGGCTGACGAGATGGACGGGGTGGAAGAA
Coding sequences:
- the LOC104939280 gene encoding sodium/glucose cotransporter 4 isoform X2, producing the protein MSVSLITGSSSSGFTTVEPPSTGLRLEAVDIAVVVVYFIFVMVVGIWSSVRANRSTVGGYFLAGRSMTWWPIGASLMSSNVGSGLFIGLAGTGAAGGIAVGGFEWNAAWVLVALGWIFIPVYISARVVTMPEYLAKRFGGQRIRIYMSVLSLILYIFTKISTDIFSGALFIQVSLGWDLYLSTGILLLVTAAYTVAGGLTAVIYTDALQTLIMVGGAFALMFIVTVANTTCHLPRSDAFRLFRDPVSGDLPWPGLVFGLTVLATWCWCTDQVTFLH
- the LOC104939280 gene encoding sodium/glucose cotransporter 4 isoform X1, giving the protein MSVSLITGSSSSGFTTVEPPSTGLRLEAVDIAVVVVYFIFVMVVGIWSSVRANRSTVGGYFLAGRSMTWWPIGASLMSSNVGSGLFIGLAGTGAAGGIAVGGFEWNAAWVLVALGWIFIPVYISARVVTMPEYLAKRFGGQRIRIYMSVLSLILYIFTKISTDIFSGALFIQVSLGWDLYLSTGILLLVTAAYTVAGGLTAVIYTDALQTLIMVGGAFALMFIAFSKVGWYEGLLDHYMSAVPSVTVANTTCHLPRSDAFRLFRDPVSGDLPWPGLVFGLTVLATWCWCTDQVTFLH
- the LOC104939280 gene encoding sodium/glucose cotransporter 4 isoform X3, with amino-acid sequence MTWWPIGASLMSSNVGSGLFIGLAGTGAAGGIAVGGFEWNAAWVLVALGWIFIPVYISARVVTMPEYLAKRFGGQRIRIYMSVLSLILYIFTKISTDIFSGALFIQVSLGWDLYLSTGILLLVTAAYTVAGGLTAVIYTDALQTLIMVGGAFALMFIAFSKVGWYEGLLDHYMSAVPSVTVANTTCHLPRSDAFRLFRDPVSGDLPWPGLVFGLTVLATWCWCTDQVTFLH